From Paenibacillus sp. PL2-23:
TCCTATAGGTGGCGCAGTTGACGCCGTCCATTTCACTTCGCGGAAACAAACCCATTCGCGTACGAGTAAATAAGGGGGTGCCATTGCCAGCAAGCTCCTCCCATTCGCGATCAGGAATGTAGGAGCTCCCGGCCAAGGCCACGCAGCCGATGGACAATCTGCGGACAAGCTGCTTCTGCTTTCCAAACAATAACCAGTTCATTGGCCCCATCGCCTCTAGTTCCGGATGGAGGATGGTCTCCTCGTAGCTGCGACCATGCGTAGTTCCCATTACGCCCGCGCTAGAATGGGAAGCCAGGATCACGCAGATTAAATCCAGGAGCTGCCGCGCCAGAATTCGGGTATAACCGCTCTCCTCGCCAAAGTCGACAATGCTCAGCAGCGCCAGTATGTCTTCTTCGTAATAGGTATTGGAATGCCATTCCATAAAGCCGTATGTGCCCTTCTCCTTGATCCACCTCTCGGACATCATGCGTCCCTTAAGGGCATGAAATATCCCATTCTGACCGCTGTTCGGGAAAAATTCTCCCGGAAATAGCAGACCAGCCAGATATTCGGCGCTGTAAAACAGAATTTCGTGATTCTCTGATCGAGTGAACATCATGGAACGGCCGGGTTCGTCCGTCGCGTATTTAAAACCCAGTATCACAGCCTTCATGCGTCCAAGAAGCTTCTCGTCGATGCGGCCACCGTCCGCGAACTTGGCGTATATGCGCAGCAACCCATGCATGGCAAAGTCGGCGCAATCGTAGCGGGCATCAATATAGTCGAGCGTCTCGCCGATAATGTCTACATTAACCGCTTGCCAGTCGCCTAGCTCCATCTTGGCAAGCTCCACGAACAAAGCGGTTCGCGGGTTGCCCTTCTCTTGTGAGATTCGCTCCAGTATATACTTCTTGCGGCAGCCGAAATCCGCTCCTTGAGGCAGCCCAGAGAACCAGTCGATCCGCTTAAACCGGAGCTCTACGCCGCCGATTCGCTCCCCGGCCTCCGATACGTAATCGATGGCTATCAGAAACTCCTCCATTTCCGGCAGCTTATCCGCCGAGATCAGTGGGAGAGCCCTCTCCTCGGGAGATAGTCTATACTGGTCCACAACGATGCTTTGACCACGGACACCGCGAACACCCTGGCAAATTTCTATGACAAACAAGCCCTCGCATTCAAGTGGTCCGTCCCAATGCAGCGTCAACATCTCCCGTCCGGAGACGACATGCTCCTTCAAGTAAAATCTAGCGAAATCCCTCTCAAGCGCCTTCCTCTCTTCGCTCTCCAGCAGAAGCGGCGGCTCAGCGGACAGTATTCCGTCCACTGCCGATAGCCAGAAGGAATTGATGCAATGCAGATGCACGTTTACCAGCATAATCAGAATATCGTTGCTCCCACCCGCAAGCGTAAGCTGTAGCTCGAACTCGCTTTCTACGCGCCCGACTTTTAGGTGCGCGAACGTTTCCTTGCCGTTAACGAAGATACGCGCAGCTCCATCCAGCCCGAAGCGGAACCGGTATGAGCCCGCCGCAGGCACCTTTAACCGGGTGTAGGCGAATGTCGTCAGCAGCCTGGCATGAACGCCAAAGCGAGCCCAAGTCATTTTATGCTCGGAATCGGTCGTCCTCAACAACGACCAACGATTCATTTGACCGAACAGCGTCATTTCATCGCCTTCTCGCGGAAACAGCTTTGGCGCGATAGCCGTCGCTTCCTCGATCAGGTTCAGATAAGGCTCCACCGGAACTTTATAGTTATCGTAGTACAACGACGAGACATTCTGTTCGAAAGGTCCAGCGTACAGCCACTTCCTAATCGCTGTACCTCCCAACGACTCCGATCGCAAGGTTTGCATCTCTCAATATCCTCCTGCTCCGTAGCTTTTTTTGGCTTGGAAAAAAAAGAGGAGGGGTATAGTCCCATTCCCCTCCTTCCTTCATTTGCGACTACTGCTTGAATGTTGCATATTTATCCATCTGCTCTTTGACAATTTGCTTGATGTCGTCCTCAAGCATCGCATTGTCTTTATTCTCGGCATACCATTGCTTATACCAGTCCTCGATCTGTTGCCCGTTGCTCTTCTGCCAGAGGCTCTGCGCATCTTGAAGCGCCTGCTGCACCGTGTAGCCACCTCCGCTGACAATCGCCTTCAGCCATAACGCGTCAATCGCTTCGTCGGCATTGGTATTCGTCGTCAACAGGTCTTTGGGCAGAGAAGGCATATGCTCCGACATCGTCAGCTCAGGATAAGGCCTCTCTAGAGTCAGATAAGTGTCGCGGTACAAATCGTATAACATTTGGTATTCCTCCCTCCGTGGATCACTTTTGTATAAATTGAGCGGAAGGCCCGCCTTGTCGAATGACAGCCCTCCATTGTGTAACATGCGCATATCCCTCGTGATGTCGGCTACTTCCTTCTTGTGCTTGGCGGTGTCTAGAATTTCCACGTTGCCGTCAGTCATCTTGTAATGCGTTCCCTCAATGCCATTCGTCAATGTCAAGCTCGTGCTCTCTTGAATCATGAAATCCACGTATTTTATGACGGCATCCGGATTTTTGGCAGTGGCGCTAATAACAGCTGTCATTTGGACGGGGTTCCCCAGCGTAGGCAAAAACGCTCCGTGCTTGCTTTCCGGGTAAGGGATAAATGTGACGTCAGCAGTCGCTACGTTCGCCTTCAGAGGATCAATCAGATTCTGAAGAATATTCATAGTATTGCTGTCCATAAATGGATAAATGCCGATTTTGCCGTTAATAAAATCTTGCTGCGCCTTGGCCCCGTTTTTGTCAGAAGCGAAGTCTCGGTCGATTATGCCTTCGTCGTACAAGCGCTTGGCATATTCGACATAATCGGTCCTACGCTCCCAGTCAACAATCAGTTGGCCGTCATGCACGGCCAGCTTATTGCTCGTTCCGAACAATTGCTTCATAGTCAATTCAGAATTTCCACTGAGCGCAAGACCGTACGTATCGTTCTGCCCGTTCCTGTCTGGATCTTGATCCGTGAATGCTTTCGCCGTTTCGTACAACTCTTCGGTTGTCTCCGGAATGGAGAGCCCGAGCTGTTCCAGCCAATCTGTCCGAATTAGGAGTCCTCGCTGCGGCGATACCCAGTTAATGCGGCCAAATTCGTACAGCTTGCCGTCGGGTTTAGTACCAAGCTTCCTGAGCAGCGGATTTTCTTCCAACAGCTTTTTGTAATTTACGCTGTGCTGCTCAATCAGATCATCGATCGGCATCAGCTGCTTTTGGTCATAAAGCAAGTTCCTGTGGTTCGGAGCATACTCGAACAACAAGTCTGGCCCGTTGCCGGATGCGTACAGCACGTTGATTTTCTCTTGGGGATTGCTTCTCGGGATAGCGACGAATTTGACGTTCGCCGGACCATTTTCGTTAATCCACTTCGTCCAGCGGTTGTTTTCGATCGTACCTTCATCTTGAGCGACGCTGCCACGGTCATAGACCGAAACGGAAATATTCTTTTTCACCTCCGGCTTCACCGTTTCTTCAGCTTGCTGGGACGCTCCCGGCGTAGACTGTCCCGCAGCTTCGTTGTTGTTGCCTCCGCTGCAGCCCGCCAGCAACATTGCTCCCGCAAGAGTAAAGCTCATCGGTACCATAATCCATTTCCTTTTGTCCATTCCCTAACTCCCCTTTGTTCAATTTGGGCCACCCCATAGGTAAGGCAGTCATACTATGCATAAGCTCAGCCCTTAACGGAACCAAGCATCACGCCTTTGACGAAATGCTTCTGCAAGAACGGATAGACGACTAGCATAGGAATCACCATCACCAGAACGCCTGCCGCCTTCAGCGATTCCGGCACGACTTCGACCTGTTCTTCGACTTGTCCGGATTGCAATACAATTTCCTGAAGCAGGCTTTGGCTCTGGATCATGTTTTGCACCAACACGGTAAGATTGTATTTGCTTGTTTCGTTAATATAAATGAGCACACTCATAAACGAATTCCAGTAGCCCACACCGTAGAACAAAGTGAGCGTCGCGATGACTGGCATGGACAACGGCAGGACGATTCGAAGCAGGTAGGACAGGTCTGTGCAGCCGTCAATTCGAGCGGCATCGTCCACCTCTTCCGGAATGTTCTCGAAAAACGTGCGCATGACTAGCAGATTGTAAGTGCTGATCATCGCCGGAAGCCACAATGCCCAATAAGAATCCAAGATACCATAAAATTTCACCACCAGATAGGTCGGGATCATCCCTCCGCTGAACAACATCGTGAACACCATCGCAAGTGTAAAAAAGCGACGCCCAAAAAATATTCGCCTGGAAAGCGGGTATGCGGTCATCGTTGTCGCCACCATGGAAATAATAACGCCAACTATCGTAATCGTTAAGCTATTCCAGAAAGCAGGAACGATTCTCGTCCCCCGGAACAGCGAAGCGAATGCATCCGTGTTCCACCCTACAGGGTAGATGGTCACCTTGCCTGAAGCAATAGCCTGCAGGTCGCTGAGTGACAACGCGATTGTGTTTACAAGGGGGAACAGGCAAGTCACCCCGAGCAGGAGCAATATAAAAGAATTAATAGCGTAAAATG
This genomic window contains:
- a CDS encoding extracellular solute-binding protein gives rise to the protein MDKRKWIMVPMSFTLAGAMLLAGCSGGNNNEAAGQSTPGASQQAEETVKPEVKKNISVSVYDRGSVAQDEGTIENNRWTKWINENGPANVKFVAIPRSNPQEKINVLYASGNGPDLLFEYAPNHRNLLYDQKQLMPIDDLIEQHSVNYKKLLEENPLLRKLGTKPDGKLYEFGRINWVSPQRGLLIRTDWLEQLGLSIPETTEELYETAKAFTDQDPDRNGQNDTYGLALSGNSELTMKQLFGTSNKLAVHDGQLIVDWERRTDYVEYAKRLYDEGIIDRDFASDKNGAKAQQDFINGKIGIYPFMDSNTMNILQNLIDPLKANVATADVTFIPYPESKHGAFLPTLGNPVQMTAVISATAKNPDAVIKYVDFMIQESTSLTLTNGIEGTHYKMTDGNVEILDTAKHKKEVADITRDMRMLHNGGLSFDKAGLPLNLYKSDPRREEYQMLYDLYRDTYLTLERPYPELTMSEHMPSLPKDLLTTNTNADEAIDALWLKAIVSGGGYTVQQALQDAQSLWQKSNGQQIEDWYKQWYAENKDNAMLEDDIKQIVKEQMDKYATFKQ
- a CDS encoding carbohydrate ABC transporter permease; translation: MKPTAGEKTFYAINSFILLLLGVTCLFPLVNTIALSLSDLQAIASGKVTIYPVGWNTDAFASLFRGTRIVPAFWNSLTITIVGVIISMVATTMTAYPLSRRIFFGRRFFTLAMVFTMLFSGGMIPTYLVVKFYGILDSYWALWLPAMISTYNLLVMRTFFENIPEEVDDAARIDGCTDLSYLLRIVLPLSMPVIATLTLFYGVGYWNSFMSVLIYINETSKYNLTVLVQNMIQSQSLLQEIVLQSGQVEEQVEVVPESLKAAGVLVMVIPMLVVYPFLQKHFVKGVMLGSVKG